GCGCTTGAAGGCGTTACTGAGTCCGCTTCCGCGCTGGCTGCAGGCCAAACAGCGGCCAGTGCGGTAGTCGATGCCGTTGCCGCAGTTGAGGACTTCCCATTATACAAGTCCGTTGGCTACGGCGGACTGCCAACCGAAAAGGGTGAGGTGGAACTGGATGCCGCATTCATGGATGGCGACACGCTGGCGTTCGGCGCCGTGGGCAATCTCGTGGATATCGCCAATCCGGTACGCGTTGCGCACGCCCTGAGTCGTCAACGGTATAACAGCCTGCTTGTCGGCCAGGGTGCCCGAGAATGGGCGTTAAGCCAGGGGTTTGCAGAAAAAACCATGCTTACCGACCGCGCCATCCAACACTATCGCAAACGCTGCCGCGAGACGCTGGATAAGGGACTGAGTCCTTATGACGGCCATGATACCGTCGGCATTATCGGACTGGACACACAAGGTTCGATGAGCGTGGCGACCTCCACCAGCGGTCTGTTTATGAAAAAACGCGGTCGTCTGGGAGATTCCCCGATTATTGGTTCCGGCTTCTACTGCGACAGTCAAATCGGCGCCGCGACCGCCACTGGCGTTGGCGAAGACCTGATGAAGGGGTGCACCAGCTACGAAATCGTTCGCCGTATGGCACAGGGCATGACGCCGCAGCAGGCTGCGGACTCCGTGGTTTTTGAACTGGAGGACAACCTGATGTCCCGCTTTGGCAGGGTGGGCGATTTATCCGTCGTGTGTATGAATCACCGGGGAGAATTTGGCGCGGCGACCAATATCAAAACCTTCTCGTTTACCGTTGCCACCGCCAGTCATCCACTCACCGTCTATCTCGCGGAACGTCGGCACGAAAAGACGTATTACCAGCCAGTCGATGAGGCGTGGATGCAGGCCTATGCGGCACGGATCCGTGCGCCAATAGAGGAAGAATAATGATGACATATCAGTTGATTCAGTCCCTTTCAGAGGCGCAACCCAACGCGCACCTGATTGCCCGTCCCACAAGCCAACAGTTACCAGACACCGCGCTGATAAACGAAATGCGTGCCACGGGTAACATGGCGGATACCTGTTTTGGCTGCGCCCCTTACAAACGCATCACCCTCATTCCATCAGCACTGTGGCAGGACAACCTGACCGACGGTTTGCTGAACGCATTACGTCCACTGTTCACCACGCCGGTCAGTTCTCACGTGATCATTGATGTTCGCGAAATACACGAAACCGTGCTGCTTCAGGTTCTGCGTTTTCTGTTCAATCAGGTACATCGCCTTGACGACCTGCAACTGAAAACTACAGACAACGCGACGATAAGACTCGACCACATAACGGCGCTTTGTTTACCCGAACAGCGGGAAGCGTTAGAGGAAATTTTCCGTCGGCAGCAGGCCATTGCCAACGGCATGGTCGCCGCCCGCCGCCTGGCGGATATGCCATCCGAGCAGTGTACGCCGCAGGTCGTTGTCGAAGAGGCCCAACGTCTATGCGCGGCTTACCCTGACCTGCGCTGCGAAGTGCTGGACGAACAGGCCATCGTAGCGCAAGGCCTTGGCTTGCTGCACGCCGTGGGGAAAGGCTCCAGCCGCCCGCCCCGCCTGCTGGCGATTCATTACGACGGCGTCAGCAGCGGCCCGGTGCGCAGCTATGTCGGGAAAGGCATCACTTTCGACACCGGCGGTTTGTGGCTGAAAGAAGGCGCGGGCATGTACACCATGAAGTACGACATGTGCGGCGCAGCCAACGTGCTTGGGCTGATGCTCAGTATTGCCGGGCTGGCGCTGCCGGTTCGAGTCATGGGCGTACTGGCGCTGGCGGAAAACGCCATTGGTCCCGACGCCATGCAACCGGGTAACGTAGCACGCGCCTGTAACGGGATGACGGTGGAGATCAACAACACCGACGCCGAAGGACGACTGGTACTTGCTGACGCCATTGCCTGGGCCAGCCAGCGCCACAAAGAGACTCGCTATATCATTGATTTAGCAACGCTGACCGGCGCCGTGGTGAAAGCGCTGGGCTATGAGCTGAGTGGATTGATGACCCAGGATAGCGCGCTGCGTGCGGCGTTAACCGTTGCCGGTGAGCAGAGCGGAGATAGAGTCTGGTCGCTGCCATTGGACGCTCACCTGAAAAAACAAACGGAGAGCGCGATTGCCGATCTGTGCAATACGCCGACTAACAACGCGGCAATCAGCGCATCGGCGGCCTGGCTGCTTCATCATTTTTGTCCGGCGACGATTCCATGGGCGCATCTCGACGTCAGCGGTACGGCGTTGTGGCGCGAAGGGGGAAGAAGCGTGGCATCGGGCAGACCGATTCCACTGCTGATGGAGCATTTACTTAACGATCTGGCAGTTGAGAAGTCCCCCTCTGAGTGAGGGCGTTTGTTTGGGTAATCAGGCCGGATAAGGCGACGTCGCCCTCCGGCATCCGCACCGTTCTGCCTGATGGTGCTACGCTTATCAGACCGACTGCGATGCGTAACCTTGTATTTCGACTAGAGCTTCAGAATTTCTTTCACGAACGGAATGGTCAATTTGCGCTGCGCGGAGATGGAGGCGTGATCAAGCTGATCGAGCGTCATAAACAGCGTGCGCATTTCTCTGTCGAGCCGTTTGAGCAAGAAGCGCCCCACGTCTTCCGGGAGTTCAAATCCGCGCAGTCGGGCGCGTAGCTGTAGCGCCTGCAGCTTATCTTCATCCGACAGCGGTTGCAGCTTGTAGATTTGCCCCCAATCCAGACGCGAGGCCAGATCGGGCAACCCCAGCTTTAACTGCCGTGGAGGACGATCGCCGGTGATCAGTAACCGCGTTTTTCCGGATTCCAGAATGCGGTTGTAGAGATCAAATATCGCCATCTCCCACTCTTCATCACCCGCGACACATTCAATATTGTCGATACAGACTAACGACAGGTGTTCCATCCCGTCGAGCACTTCCGGTACAAACCAGGTGCGCTTGTCCAGCGGCACATAGCCCACGGCATCACCACGCTGCGATAATTCAGCACAGGCAGCATGCAGCAAATGGCTGCGGCCGGCGCCTTCACGCGACCAGAGATAGATGTATCCGCTATGCTCCTGGCGCAGCACGTTTTGCAGTGCGGCCAGTAAAGAGGCGTTATCTCCCGGCCAGAAACTTGCAAACGTTTCGTCGTCAGGCAGATAAAGTGGCAAAGAGAGCTGTGCCGGTGTGTTCAGAGAGACCTCAACCCAGATTTCATTAAAATCGTGATGAGTTTACCACAGAATTCCGTCGCGTTAGAACCGGGCAGCATCACTGCCCGGATCCCATTTTACGGCTTCGGCGTATCCGCATCTTCCGCGTCCAGCACCACTTCTTCCGGGCGCAGGACAGAAATCAGCTTGAAGATCAGGCTCAGACCGATCCCAACGATCGTCGCCAGCGCCATTCCTTTCAGCTCCGCCGCGCCAATGTGCACTTTCGCGCCGCTGACGCCAATGATCAGAATGACAGAGGTCAGGATCAGGTTCTGCGCTTTGTTGTAATCCACTTTCGATTCAATCAGCACGCGAATACCGGATGCCCCGATCACCCCGTACAGCAGCAATGACACCCCACCCATCACCGGTAGCGGAATGATCTGGATCGCCGCCGCCAGTTTACCGACGCAGGACAGCAGAATCGCGAAAATCGCCGCGCCGCCAATTACCCAGGTACTGTAAACACGGGTGATTGCCATTACACCAATGTTCTCACCGTAGGTGGTGTTCGGCGTGGAGCCAAAGAAGCCAGAAATCACCGTCGACAAACCGTTGGCAAACATCGAGCGATGCAGACCCGGATCGCGAACCAGATCTTTTTTGACGATATTCGCCGTGACCACGAGGTGACCGACGTGTTCGGCAATCACCACCAGCGCCGCAGGCAGAATAGTCAAAATGGCGAACCACTCAAAGCGCGGCGTGTAGAAGGTCGGCAGCGCAAACCAGTGCGCCTCGGCAATCGGTGTGGTATCAACCACGCCCATCGCAAATGACAGTGCATAACCTGCCAGTACCCCAATCAGGATCGGGATAATCGCAAGGAAACCACGAAACAGCACCGAGCCAAACACGGTCACCGCCAGCGTCACCATCGAGATAATGATGGTCTTCGAATCCGCAGATTGTCCTTCCGCAGGCAGCAATCCAGCCATACCAGCGGCCACGCCTGCCAGTTCAAGACCGATGACGGCAACGATTGCGCCCATTGCCGCAGGAGGAAACATCACGTCCAGCCAGCCGGTTCCCGCTTTCTTGACAATGAAAGAAACCAGGCAGAACAGCACACCACACATGATGAAGCCGCCCAGCGCCACTTCGTATCCCAACGGCAACAGCAGCAGAACCGGTGAGATAAACGCGAAGCTTGAACCTAAATAGGCAGGAATTTTTCCTTTACAGATAAAGAGATACAGCAAGGTCCCGATCCCGTTGAACAACAGAACGGTAGCCGGGTTGATATGAAACAGAACTGGCACCAGCACGGTTGCGCCAAACATGGCGAACAGGTGTTGCAAACTAAGCGGGATTGTCTGTAAAAGTGGCGGTCTTTCACTCACCCCGATAGCACGGCGCGTCATAGTGTTTTCCTCTGAGTGTGTTTGTTATGAATCGTTGAGTTGTTTTATTCAAAAAAAAGCCGACTCTTAAAGTCGGCTATTTATCAGTTATTCACTTACTTCGTACCAAAAATCTTATCGCCGGCATCACCCAGCCCCGGAATAATGTATCCGTGCTCGTTCAGGCCCTGGTCGATCGACGCGGTGTAGAGTTCCACATCCGGATGCGCTTTTTCCAGCGCGGCGATCCCTTCCGGGGCCGCCACCAGCACCAGCACTTTGATGCTGCTGCAGCCCGCTTTTTTCAGCAGATCGATAGTGGCGATAACAGAACCCCCGGTTGCCAGCATCGGGTCGACGATCAGCGCCATGCGCTCGTCGATATTGGATACCAGCTTCTGGAAATACGGGACCGGCTCAAGCGTTTCTTCGTTGCGGTACATGCCGACCACGCTGATACGTGCGCTGGGTACGTTTTCCAGCACGCCTTCCATCATGCCCAGACCGGCACGCAGGATAGGTACAACGGTAATTTTTTTGCCTTTGATTTGATCCACTTCGACCGGACCATTCCAGCCTTCAATGGTTACTTTTTCGGTTTCCAGGCCCGCAGTCGCTTCGTAGGTCAGCAGACTGCCTACTTCCGAGGCGAGTTCACGAAAGCGTTTGGTGCTGATATCGTTCTCACGCATCAGACCCAGCTTGTGTTTGACGAGTGGGTGTTTGACTTCCACGATCTTCATACTCTTCTCCTTTCCTCAGACGAGTGGCAACCACAAAAAAAATCGCCGGATTATACCGCTTTTCCTCTCTGGCGCAATATAACGTATGCATGACCTGGATCAAGCAAAGTGGTATACGTTTGGGTGATGAGTATAAAATACGCCCCGCATTCTGTACGGGGCGTCGTATCAAGTGGCTGAAATCAGAGGGATTCGCCGTTGCTTTTTATCACCTGCTGATACCATGCGAATGATTTCTTACGGCTGCGCGCCAGTGTCCCACTGCCGTCATTATTTTTATCAACGTAGATAAACCCGTAACGCTTTTTCATCTCTCCCGTTCCCGCAGAGACCAGATCGATACATCCCCACGGCGTGTACCCCATGAGATCCACGCCATCCTCTTCCACCGCTTTTTTCATTTCACGAAGATGTGCCGCCATATACTCGATACGGTAGCTGTCATCCACGGTGCCGTCAGGCAACTGAACATCAATCGCACCAAACCCGTTCTCAACGATAAACAACGGCAACTGGTAGTGATCCCAGAACCAGTTCAGCGAATAGCGCAATCCCACCGGATCAATCTGCCAGCCCCAGTCCGATTTCTGTACGTAGGGATTGGAGACCAGACTTTTGCTCTCGTCATAATCGAGTTGCGGGTTATCGTCTGTCGCTTTGGTGACAAACGACATGTAATAGCTAAAACCGATGTAGTCGACGCAGCCTTCGGACAGAGCAACACGGTCTTCTTCCGTGATATCGAGGTCAAACT
The sequence above is drawn from the Citrobacter amalonaticus genome and encodes:
- a CDS encoding N(4)-(beta-N-acetylglucosaminyl)-L-asparaginase — protein: MWGIIATWRMALEGVTESASALAAGQTAASAVVDAVAAVEDFPLYKSVGYGGLPTEKGEVELDAAFMDGDTLAFGAVGNLVDIANPVRVAHALSRQRYNSLLVGQGAREWALSQGFAEKTMLTDRAIQHYRKRCRETLDKGLSPYDGHDTVGIIGLDTQGSMSVATSTSGLFMKKRGRLGDSPIIGSGFYCDSQIGAATATGVGEDLMKGCTSYEIVRRMAQGMTPQQAADSVVFELEDNLMSRFGRVGDLSVVCMNHRGEFGAATNIKTFSFTVATASHPLTVYLAERRHEKTYYQPVDEAWMQAYAARIRAPIEEE
- a CDS encoding leucyl aminopeptidase family protein, with protein sequence MMTYQLIQSLSEAQPNAHLIARPTSQQLPDTALINEMRATGNMADTCFGCAPYKRITLIPSALWQDNLTDGLLNALRPLFTTPVSSHVIIDVREIHETVLLQVLRFLFNQVHRLDDLQLKTTDNATIRLDHITALCLPEQREALEEIFRRQQAIANGMVAARRLADMPSEQCTPQVVVEEAQRLCAAYPDLRCEVLDEQAIVAQGLGLLHAVGKGSSRPPRLLAIHYDGVSSGPVRSYVGKGITFDTGGLWLKEGAGMYTMKYDMCGAANVLGLMLSIAGLALPVRVMGVLALAENAIGPDAMQPGNVARACNGMTVEINNTDAEGRLVLADAIAWASQRHKETRYIIDLATLTGAVVKALGYELSGLMTQDSALRAALTVAGEQSGDRVWSLPLDAHLKKQTESAIADLCNTPTNNAAISASAAWLLHHFCPATIPWAHLDVSGTALWREGGRSVASGRPIPLLMEHLLNDLAVEKSPSE
- a CDS encoding DnaA inactivator Hda → MNTPAQLSLPLYLPDDETFASFWPGDNASLLAALQNVLRQEHSGYIYLWSREGAGRSHLLHAACAELSQRGDAVGYVPLDKRTWFVPEVLDGMEHLSLVCIDNIECVAGDEEWEMAIFDLYNRILESGKTRLLITGDRPPRQLKLGLPDLASRLDWGQIYKLQPLSDEDKLQALQLRARLRGFELPEDVGRFLLKRLDREMRTLFMTLDQLDHASISAQRKLTIPFVKEILKL
- the uraA gene encoding uracil permease, whose product is MTRRAIGVSERPPLLQTIPLSLQHLFAMFGATVLVPVLFHINPATVLLFNGIGTLLYLFICKGKIPAYLGSSFAFISPVLLLLPLGYEVALGGFIMCGVLFCLVSFIVKKAGTGWLDVMFPPAAMGAIVAVIGLELAGVAAGMAGLLPAEGQSADSKTIIISMVTLAVTVFGSVLFRGFLAIIPILIGVLAGYALSFAMGVVDTTPIAEAHWFALPTFYTPRFEWFAILTILPAALVVIAEHVGHLVVTANIVKKDLVRDPGLHRSMFANGLSTVISGFFGSTPNTTYGENIGVMAITRVYSTWVIGGAAIFAILLSCVGKLAAAIQIIPLPVMGGVSLLLYGVIGASGIRVLIESKVDYNKAQNLILTSVILIIGVSGAKVHIGAAELKGMALATIVGIGLSLIFKLISVLRPEEVVLDAEDADTPKP
- the upp gene encoding uracil phosphoribosyltransferase, which encodes MKIVEVKHPLVKHKLGLMRENDISTKRFRELASEVGSLLTYEATAGLETEKVTIEGWNGPVEVDQIKGKKITVVPILRAGLGMMEGVLENVPSARISVVGMYRNEETLEPVPYFQKLVSNIDERMALIVDPMLATGGSVIATIDLLKKAGCSSIKVLVLVAAPEGIAALEKAHPDVELYTASIDQGLNEHGYIIPGLGDAGDKIFGTK